Within the Candidatus Polarisedimenticolia bacterium genome, the region GCCGGGGTTCGCGCCGTCCGGCAAGACGATCTGCACGTGCCACCCATGGGTGTTGACGTCATAAATGGCCTTCCGGTCACTCTTGCTGAAATCACCGTCATATTCACACTTCATCGGTTACTCCCCCGAAGTGGCCCAAAAATCGATCCCGAGCGTCCTGCCCCGAGCCAGATGTCTCGATCCGGGTTGGTCTACAAGCAGATCCCGAGACGTTGAAGCGGCTGGCGGCATCTGCATGCTCCAGGTCCTCCCGGCTACTGTCCTCGCAGTCATCCGCGGAGCCCTGGATGACCTCCTCGACGGTCGTCATGATCGGCACCCCGCCATGGCCGGCGCCGAATTCCCAAAGCAGGTTCCGCTCGCAGGACCCTCGGCAGCGCAGCCGTCCGGCATGGATCCCCTGCAGGTGGTGCGTGGCGCAGAGCACCGCCAGGTTGTCGTCCTCGTTGCCGCCCCCGTGCGACCGGAAGATCACGTGGTGGACCTGCAGGTTGCGGCGCGACGAGCAGCCGGGGACCCGGCAGCGCCAGCCGTCGCGCTCGAAGATCCGGTGGTCCCGCCGCCATTTCGGGTCGCCGCTGACGTCCCAGGTGTGCAGGAACGAGGCGATCATCAGGGCGACGCACTCCCAGTCCCGGAGAGGCCGCCCATCTTCAGGTCCGTTCTCCACCAGGCGGCAGACGTTCAGGGCGTGCTGCCAGAGGGCGGCGACGTCGTCGGGGGCCCAGAACCGTACGCGCGACCGGGAGGGCGCACACATTTGCACCCGGGTTCCGGCCGTTGCGTGCCCCGCGGACGCGCACGATCGCACTCCGTCGACGGCCGACACGCCCGCACACATTTGCACTCCGCCGTCGCTGCCGGACCAAGGAGTCCTCCCGGTTCTCCAGGGGGAGTCGATCTGCACTTCACCCGAGGAGGAGATACCGCCGGGCTGTGTGAATTGTCCCGGTTGCCAGGCCGGGAGCCTCCAAGCCCCGTCGGGCGGATCGGCCTCGATCCGGGAGGCGACCACCGCAACCTCCTCGCGCAGGCGACGGAACGTGACCGAGCGGGCCATCCGGATCCAGGCCTGCTCCGACGACTCGTCCGCCACGCGGGCGACGGCCGAGGCCTTCACCCACGAGACCTCCCCCTCCCGGTAGGCACGGGCCAGTCGGGGCAGCTCGATCAACCGCCGGTCGAGGGCGATGAGCTGCCGGGCCCGGCGAATCCCCAGGCCGGCCCGCTCGCGGCAGTACCTTCCGAAGGAGAGAAAACCAAGCGCCCGGTGCAAGTCCAAGGTCGAGAAGGTGGCCAGCAGCCGCCCCTGCTGCCAGGCGAGCCCCTGCCGGAGGCGAACCAGCTCCAGGAGCTTCCGGTCCATCTCGCGCGCGCCGTCATCGGGGTCGTCACGGACCGAGTCGGGAAGGACCACATCAAGGTCATCGGCGGACGGGGCCCAGCCGCGCGGACCGTGTTCTTCTTCGTAGCCGCGCAGGATCTCCTCGAAGAGGTCGGTCCCCGGGTCGTCGTCATGGGCGGGCGCGGCCGCAGGACAATCCGGGCTCGATGGCAGGCCAGGGCCGAACGCGCCGTCCACCTCGCGGCCGTCGCCCAGCGGGCCCACGCACCCGGCCAGCCGCGCCGGCAGATCGGGCACGCCCGAAAGATAGTCGGCGGCGATGTACTCGGCGCAGCGCCACAGAGGCTCGGTCGAGCCGGAGGCCCGCCGGCAGATCTCGACGGCCCACTCCCACTGCGCCCGGAGCACATCCGGGCATTCGAATGAAACAGGGTGCCCCGGCTCCTCGTCGTCATCGAGAGAGCTGCCGTCCCGTCGTGGAAGGCTGCCGGAAGCCTGCGAAGGGGTGACAACCGTCTCAGAAGAGGCGACCTCGCGCTCGAGCAGCCGGACGTTCAGGCGCGCCGCCTTCTCCAGCCACGCCGCTTCCGTCTCGGGCGTCGCCACACGGAGGAGAAGACGGAGCTGGCTCGGCGAGACGCGTCCGCGCGCGAAGGCCTCCGAAGTCAGGGGGAGATTCTTGAGGCGCCCGTGCATCTGGACGA harbors:
- a CDS encoding HNH endonuclease signature motif containing protein; translated protein: MRLDHGQSVVPEPLLEPVWENDRRHVMKDLAAFLLDRHLRRLGRMRNPIELRLARLLARLQERSGYLELGFARLADYVTERLGISVRRMQVLVQMHGRLKNLPLTSEAFARGRVSPSQLRLLLRVATPETEAAWLEKAARLNVRLLEREVASSETVVTPSQASGSLPRRDGSSLDDDEEPGHPVSFECPDVLRAQWEWAVEICRRASGSTEPLWRCAEYIAADYLSGVPDLPARLAGCVGPLGDGREVDGAFGPGLPSSPDCPAAAPAHDDDPGTDLFEEILRGYEEEHGPRGWAPSADDLDVVLPDSVRDDPDDGAREMDRKLLELVRLRQGLAWQQGRLLATFSTLDLHRALGFLSFGRYCRERAGLGIRRARQLIALDRRLIELPRLARAYREGEVSWVKASAVARVADESSEQAWIRMARSVTFRRLREEVAVVASRIEADPPDGAWRLPAWQPGQFTQPGGISSSGEVQIDSPWRTGRTPWSGSDGGVQMCAGVSAVDGVRSCASAGHATAGTRVQMCAPSRSRVRFWAPDDVAALWQHALNVCRLVENGPEDGRPLRDWECVALMIASFLHTWDVSGDPKWRRDHRIFERDGWRCRVPGCSSRRNLQVHHVIFRSHGGGNEDDNLAVLCATHHLQGIHAGRLRCRGSCERNLLWEFGAGHGGVPIMTTVEEVIQGSADDCEDSSREDLEHADAASRFNVSGSACRPTRIETSGSGQDARDRFLGHFGGVTDEV